From Pseudobdellovibrio exovorus JSS, a single genomic window includes:
- the ftsA gene encoding cell division protein FtsA, which produces MSTSNNGPVLASLDIGSSLVKLVYSVVGAPPRHDSHNMMKHQETPIDVVGVGLAPNTGTRHGVVVNIEATTESIRKAKEEAELMSGYSTNEVWVSVSGTHIQSFDSKGMVAIKNKEVTQHDVERVIEAAKAIMVPADRMVLHVIPREYKIDSQDGISDPIGMSGIRLEASVHIVTASQSAISNLTKCIEKAGFKVMGIVLDHLAASKAVLSEDEKNLGVCTVDIGGGSSKIVYFVNGSVAHTAVIPVGGSHFTNDISVGLRTPQYAAEELKKKYGSALASLVSDEDSVEVEGVGGRKSRTIPRKELAHIIEARAEECLGMIANNIRQSGLQPVLGSGIVVTGGTSSLDGIIEMGEFIFDIPVRRGFPRQVGGLKDVVKGGEFATSIGLLMHGLEQKREYYARARKESGAMFSGGNTNGSLDGFSSKLKKFFNDLF; this is translated from the coding sequence ATGAGTACTTCAAATAATGGGCCTGTCTTGGCCTCCTTGGATATAGGATCTTCTTTAGTTAAACTCGTTTACAGTGTAGTTGGAGCACCTCCTCGTCACGACTCTCACAACATGATGAAACATCAAGAAACTCCAATTGATGTTGTCGGTGTGGGGTTAGCGCCTAACACGGGAACTCGTCATGGTGTTGTGGTGAATATCGAAGCCACGACAGAATCTATTCGTAAAGCAAAAGAAGAAGCCGAGTTGATGTCTGGATACAGCACGAATGAAGTGTGGGTATCAGTCAGCGGAACACACATTCAGTCTTTTGATTCAAAGGGCATGGTTGCGATCAAGAACAAAGAAGTCACTCAGCATGATGTTGAGCGTGTGATCGAGGCTGCCAAAGCTATCATGGTTCCAGCAGATCGCATGGTTCTACATGTGATTCCTCGTGAATACAAAATAGACTCACAAGATGGAATTTCTGATCCGATCGGCATGAGCGGCATCCGCTTAGAGGCAAGTGTTCATATCGTAACAGCAAGCCAATCTGCTATTTCAAATTTAACTAAATGTATTGAAAAAGCTGGTTTCAAAGTGATGGGTATTGTTTTAGATCACTTGGCAGCAAGTAAAGCCGTTCTTAGCGAAGATGAAAAAAATCTTGGCGTGTGCACTGTGGATATCGGCGGTGGCTCCAGCAAAATCGTTTACTTTGTAAATGGTAGCGTAGCTCACACAGCGGTAATTCCTGTAGGTGGTTCGCATTTTACAAATGATATTTCTGTTGGTTTAAGAACTCCTCAGTATGCAGCTGAAGAATTAAAGAAAAAATATGGTTCAGCGTTGGCTTCTTTAGTTTCTGATGAAGACAGCGTTGAAGTGGAAGGTGTAGGTGGCCGCAAGTCACGTACTATTCCTCGTAAAGAGTTAGCTCATATTATCGAAGCGCGCGCAGAAGAGTGCTTAGGTATGATCGCTAACAATATCCGCCAAAGTGGATTGCAGCCGGTTTTAGGTTCTGGAATCGTAGTTACAGGTGGAACAAGTAGTTTGGATGGTATTATCGAAATGGGTGAATTCATTTTCGATATTCCTGTTCGTCGTGGGTTTCCACGCCAAGTTGGTGGTTTAAAAGATGTGGTTAAGGGTGGTGAGTTCGCTACTTCAATCGGTCTTTTGATGCATGGTCTAGAGCAAAAAAGAGAGTACTATGCTCGTGCCCGCAAAGAATCGGGAGCTATGTTTTCAGGTGGCAACACCAATGGCAGCCTAGATGGATTTTCATCTAAGCTTAAAAAGTTTTTTAACGACTTATTTTAA
- a CDS encoding cell division protein FtsQ/DivIB codes for MFKKIFKLMAAFVLFPAVIAFSLYSLDQQGFFQIDNVEIKVQTTESQKNFVAPRLQKLQAKLDSVKGISLWKAPLSQISKSLREEKWIKNFQLSRSWPSTIKLVIEPDTVTLLVLSSASGSETSALLPITKSGRVLERISSDDAPNAIVSYDESLVKNERVREGAINVIKALPEKGRMSSTQISEIGYDKKEGYWIKLLQSETKVNLGEEQFEIKSVRIAQVMEYLESRNLKARVIDANLSKKVLVRLQQNP; via the coding sequence TTGTTTAAGAAAATCTTCAAATTGATGGCTGCTTTTGTACTGTTTCCTGCAGTTATCGCCTTTTCACTTTACTCACTAGATCAACAGGGTTTCTTTCAAATTGATAACGTCGAAATCAAAGTGCAGACGACTGAGTCGCAGAAGAACTTTGTGGCTCCACGCTTACAGAAACTTCAAGCGAAATTAGATTCAGTGAAGGGGATCTCGCTGTGGAAGGCTCCACTCAGTCAGATTTCAAAGTCTTTGCGCGAAGAAAAATGGATTAAGAATTTTCAGCTTTCTCGCTCGTGGCCTTCAACGATTAAATTAGTGATCGAACCAGATACGGTGACTCTTTTAGTGTTATCTTCAGCTTCAGGTAGCGAAACATCCGCTTTATTGCCTATCACAAAAAGTGGACGCGTTTTAGAAAGAATTTCTTCAGATGATGCTCCAAACGCCATCGTCTCTTATGATGAGTCTTTGGTAAAAAATGAACGTGTGCGTGAAGGGGCGATCAACGTTATCAAAGCCTTGCCAGAAAAGGGTCGCATGAGTTCGACTCAGATTTCAGAAATTGGTTATGATAAAAAAGAAGGATACTGGATCAAGTTACTTCAATCCGAAACCAAGGTGAACTTGGGTGAAGAGCAGTTTGAAATTAAGTCCGTTCGAATCGCTCAGGTCATGGAATACCTCGAAAGCCGTAATCTTAAGGCTCGCGTCATAGACGCAAATCTGTCGAAAAAAGTTCTTGTCAGGTTGCAGCAGAATCCCTAA